Below is a genomic region from Scheffersomyces stipitis CBS 6054 chromosome 8, complete sequence.
AGGGCCAAATGGAGATCAAAATATACGCTACAAACGAGAGCGAAAGTCTAAGCGATGGTGCATTTATACGACAGCGGACCTGAAGCCAGCCGTGGACAGCACTCTTCCATCGTATATACACATTGTTACACCCGGCCAGTTTCAGCTAAGCTCAAATATGGTCAGGAGGTGTAGAACGGCATAAATGCGAAAAATCATGCGACGAATTTTCGTGCGATTTCATCTCACCATCTGGACTCAGGACGAAGTATAAAGGATAGCAGAAATTCTTTAGCAAGTAGCAGTTAATTATTGGCCGATTGTTGATTTTAGGCCGATCTTCATTGGTATTTAAGTTTCGGATTTTGCAAATTTTccagatttttcagtcatTTGATATTCATTCCACCTCAATTATTTACTCTCGCAACAAATGGTCTCGTATGAACAGATCCACGACAAGTCGTTTTCCATCAAGGAGCGGATGGAAGCATTGGTGAGACAAAAGCAGAAGGAAATCACTGAGGCCATCTCCAAGTTAGACACTGTAGACTTCCACACCGACACCTGGACCAGAGGTGACAATGGAGGGGGAGGCCAGTCGATGGTGATTCAGAATGGTACCACTTTCGAAAAAGGAGGGGTCAACATTTCTGTGGTACATGGTAAGCTTCCTCCTGCAGCCGTGGCCAGGATGAAGGCCGACCACGCGAACTTGAAGGGTTCAGATGATGATGGCTCTGTCAACTTTTTTGCTTGTGGTTTGTCCTTGGTGATCCACCCTATCAATCCTCATGCTCCTACGACCCATGCCAACTACAGATACTTCGAGACTTCGGATCCAGTATCGGGCGAGACCCAGGCCTGGTGGTTTGGAGGAGGCGCTGACTTGACTCCCTCGTACTTgtacgaagaagatgccAAACACTTTCACCAAGTCCATAAGGACACCTTGGACAAGTACGATAAGGAGTTGTATCCAAAGTACAAAAAATGGTGCGACGAgtatttcttcatcaagcACAGAAACGAGACTAGAGGTATCGGAGGTATTTTCTTCGACGACTTGGACTCCAAACCTGCTGATGACATTTTGCGTATCATAGAGTCGTCGTTCGATGCCTTCTTAGCTGCCTATGTTCCCATCgtagaaaagagaaaggaCACTCCCTACACTCCAGAACAAAAGCAATGGCAACAAATCAGAAGAGGCAGATACGTagagttcaacttggtcttGGATAGAGGTACCCAGTTTGGTTTGCAGACACCAGGTTCTCGTGTCGAGAGTATCTTGATGTCGTTGCCAGCTACTGCCAGTTGGGTCTATGACCACCATCCTGAGGCAGGCAGCGAAgaggagaagttgatcaaagtgTTGCAGAACCCAGTCGAATGGGTTTAACCTATTGCTTGTATATATGTATAACCATGTTGAATATATAACGATTAGtttcaaattgaagttCACTAGAACTGTAAGGTTTATAGATAGAGGCGcaaaatggttgcgaaaaattcACCTCATTTTCTTATCACTAATCTCACGGTTAAGGCGAAGACCCATAATGATTTACGTAACTGAGTGTGACGAAGAGCTCATGTACGTCAACACCTCCCTTTCCGCTATATCTATGACAGAGTCTACCTGTTGAAGATAGAGCCTtttctcaagttgttgtttctCTACTTCCAAATCACAGATTTCACTTTGCATCAAGGTTCGAAACTCATCACCTCCCTCAAGGGGTTCTTCAGCAAGTagagtcttcttcttctctattaACGTAAGTGTCTTTGACAATTCGTCCTCAATGTCTTCTGGTGTGTTGAGCCTAGGTTTCTGTATTTTgaaccaacttgaaatatTCCACTTCGAACTTTTCGGTCTGCAATTGAACCCTATtagttcttgttggtcaCCACTATCATCCAGCGGAGGGAGGGGAATCAGCTCTGGTTCCGCCAAATCTGTATTTCCAGGAGGCAAAGTACTTAATTCACTATTTGCTACTGATTCAAGATCAGTGGAAGAGGCAGAAATACTAAATACTTGAGGTTGATTTACTTCATTGGAGTGGCCATTCTCATTGGCATTCATATTTTCCCAAGTTTTGGAAACAGTACTTAACCAGTTCTGGATGTACTTGTTTTGAGCAGCTTTTTCGCTTGACacaacaagagaaagagattttatttcttcatttACCAGAAGTGGTTTTCTAATCATATCAAAACTTTCAGAAACCTCATTAGGCGTTACATTGGTTGCCTTTGAGACAGTCTTGGTGCTAGGGACTTTGACTTCAAGGTCATCTTCCTTGCCATTGTCGACTTCCGGATTCTTATAATCCACTTGTATTTCAGAATCGTGGCATTCTGGTCTATCTCCACTAGGTCTGGAGTTTGAAAGATGCGATCGCTTATTCCAGGTCCTCCTACCACCATGTAATCTCGAAGAAAATAGGTTTCCgaagatttgaaattgagatGTTGCTGCAACACCTTTTGATGGTTCCTTGACTCCTGCTACTGGTTCATAACAATCTTGTTTCTCTGGTTTCTTATCATGAACTGTTGCTAAAGTATTTCTGACTTCGGAGAATAATTCCTTATCATTTCCAGCTTCTTGTAGTTGACTCCAAGTTTTCCTGGGTTTAGCAAGTCGTGGTGGATGATAATTGTGTGTTTCAATTTTGTCATAATATACTTTACTATCAGAGAATTTGGGTATAGCTCCCCAAGCCTCTTTATAGTTTCGATGACGGCGACAATATTCGTCAATTACCATTTCCTGTTCCATGTCAATTGAGGGCGTCCATTCAATACTATCACCAGGACCCAAAATGTCACCATTGATCTGATTTACAACTACTTCGTCAAGATATGGTACAGTAACACCCTCGTGCTGGAACGTATCTAAGGaacaattttcaaaaacacaggaaatatcttcaattaACTTCAGTAGCTCATCATATTCAAAAGATTGGGTTGGTGGTTTGAATACCTTTTGACAATCTCTAGGTGGaacttgatattgttcCATTTCATTCTTGCACGGTTCTGTATCAAACAGTGTTTCTGGTCTAGAAAAAATTCTCTTCAGTTTATAATTATTGCCAAACGAAGCAATACTGTCATTACTGATAGTTGCTTCTTTAGAGAGCTCAGGTAAACATGAATTTCTTTGAGTTTTCTTGCGAGAAGCTTTAACTGAATCATCAGAAAATGAATAATTGAGCTGATTTTTACATTGACTACCTAGACGCTCTATAATGACAAACAGAGGATCGAAGTTAGAAGGAGCCCAAGCAGGCATGATTGCAGAGATATTAATTTCAGCTGATTGTTTGTATACCAACTGTAGTACTTTAAGAGTCAAGGCGCCAAATgatattttgcaacctcAAACGATctttcgcagccaaatccGAAAGCAAAATTGAACAGCATTTTCAGTGGAAAGTGACATAACTAATAACATAAAATCCAGAATTTCTGGACAGCTCTACAGATGTTTTATTCTTGATAGTATCTTATAATTTCTTAGATATAGCTAAAATAAAACCCAGTAGTGATTTATCTGACTTTTGTTGGTCTCTCCCATAATGCAGAGAAATGAATTGTTCACCTATAATAACTGTTAACGCCTTAATTACCAAGAAGTAGGAACCACTTCCCGACAGTCAATGCCGGCAAAAAAACCCGATCGATGGGCACATATGAGCAGATGGGGGAGGAGAAGGAGCTCGGTCAAAGGTACGTTTCGCTGTAAGATTGTCCCCCACCAAATTTTTGTAACCTCTCGGCACAAAGATTCTGCGAAGTGTGGGGCTATAAATGGCTCCAGATTTCAACCTGCTGAAGAGAATTAGCCCCCAGAATCACCATAAACCACTTCCAGACTAACCAAAATGCTGGTAAAAGACTTCCCACAGATCAAAAGTATCAAaactttcattttcaaccAACCCGGCGTCGGCGGAGACTACCATAATGTTGAAAGGGGCCATTGGTTGATCGACCATCCCATTGCCAACCCCATGTCCAAGTTTGAAGAGTACCGTGCCTCTCGTGTCAGTTGGGGAATCAATGTTTTGGGTTCTTTCTGTGTTGAAATCGAAGCAACGAATGGCGTTAAGGGATTTGCTACTGGTTTTGGAGGCCCACCTGCTTGCTGGTTAGTAGCCAATCATTTCAGACGTTTCTTGATTGGAGCTGATCCAAGAGATACTACTTTGTTATGGGATAAGATGTTTAGAGCTTCCATGTTTTACGGTAGAAAAGGTTTGACTGTGGCTGTCATCAGTGTCATAGATTTGGCTATCTGGGACTTGTTGGGAAAGTTGAGAAACGAGCCCGTCTACAAGATGATTGGAGGTGCTACTAGAGAAAGATTGGACTTTTACTGTACTGGCTGTAGACCAGACATAGCTAAGGAAGTTGGTTTCTGGGGAGGTAAAGTTGCTTTACCTTATGGTCCAGCAGAGGGTCACGATGGTCTTAGAAGAAATGTCGAGTTTTTGAGAAAGCATCGTAAGTCCGTAGGACCAGACTTCCCCATTATGGTAGATTGCTACATGTCTCTTAATGTATCGTATGTTATCGATTTGGTAAATGCTTGcaaagacttgaacatCAACTGGTTTGAAGAGGTCTTGCATCCAGATGACTTTGACGgtttccagaagttgaagagtGCCTGCCCGTGGATGAAATTCACAACTGGTGAACATGAGTACTCCAAGTATGGATTCAGAAAGTTGATCGAAGGTAGGAATGTAGACATCTTGCAACCTGATATCATGTGGGTCGGTGGTCTTACTGAAATCCTCAAGATCTCTCATCAAGCTGCTGCCTACGATATTCCAGTAGTTCCACATGCTTCTGGTCCATATTCGTACCATTTTGTAATCTCTCAAGAAAATACTCCATTCCACGAATACTTGTCGAACTCTCCGGACTCGATGTCTGTGTTGCCAGTATTTGGGGAACTTTTCACCGATGAACCAGTTCCTACAGAAGGTTATTTGCTGATTACGGAATTTGACAAACCTGGGTTTGGCTTGACTTTGAACCCAAAGATCGAGTTGATCAATGGCGACTGCTTATTATCGCCTAATCCAGAAAGACCATTAAGTattcaaaatggaaatggacATGCAAAGACCAATGGCAATGGAACCATCAAGAATGGCCATTAGATATTCTTATATTTGTGAATCTATAGAATGACATACGCTATAACAGAAAGGTAACTTTCAACTCGTAAAAGGCTAATATGGGGCCTGTCACTAAATCTGCTATAGACAACTACTCATTTTCAGTTAATTATGATCTCAAGTGAGTGTATACTTCTTCATTAGTTTATGAACACCCCTGCTATTGGTATGGTCTAGTGCTTCGCAAACCATCTCCCGACCAGGTCTCATCTTTGTAGGATTCCTCGAAATAAATGTGTACCCCTCCCCCGCATTTTTTTCACCGGAGAATTAATACTCCGAGCAAGATCTGCAAGATCTGCCAGATACTCAGAAATGTATATTAATACCCTAGAAGTATCACATTTTGCCCCAATTTTGGCAGTATCAGTGAAAAAGATACTAACACTTTTACTTATCATCATGACTGGATTGTTGAATGGAAAGGTGGTTGCAATAACCGGAGGTGTCACTGGTATCGGACGGGCAATTGCCATAGAAATGGCAAGGAATGGTGCCAAAGTAGTAGTGAACCATTTACCATCTGAAGAGCAAGCTCAGTTGGCAAAAGAACTCAAAGAGGAAATCCTGGACGGTGAAAACAACGTGCTCACCATTCCAGGGGACATCTCGCTCCCTGAAACAGGCAGAAGGATAGTGGAGCTTGcagttgaaaagtttggCGAAATCAATGTGTTCGTTTCCAATGCTGGTGTCTGTGGGTTCAGagagtttcttgaaataaCTCCCGAAACTTTGTTTCAGACGGTGAATATTAACTTGAATGGAGCCTTCTTCGCCATCCAAGCAGCTGCACAACAAATGGTCAAGCAGGGCAAAGGAGGTAGCATTATTGGAATCAGCAGCATCTCTGCCTTGGTTGGAGGAGCACACCAAACCCATTACACACCAACTAAAGCTGGAATCTTGTCCTTAATGCAATCTACAGCATGTGCTCTAGGTAAGTATGGAATCAGATGCAATGCGATCCTCCCAGGGACAATCAGTACAGCCTTGAACGAAGAGGACTTGAAAGATCcagagaagagaaagtacATGGAAGGGAGAATACCTCTAGGAAGAGTCGGTGACCCCAAGGATATTGCTGGACCTGCTATCTTCTTGGCAAGTGATATGTCTAACTACGTTAATGGAGCACAACTACTTGTTGATGGAGGATTGTTCGTCAATTTACAATAGATAAATAGTTTAGATATTGTACGCTTTAAATGCATTGGAATAATagatttttcttcttgtatctTCGTCCATACCAATAGAATCAAATAAAGTTTCACAAACTTGAAACCACTTTTCTGTTAAGTTTTGGCCCGCTGGAATAGCACAAACGGGCCAGTTACTAGCAAAAATTGTCCGTTCTGGGCCCCAGAGCTCATATACTACCTTAAACCACGGATATACATGTCTGGATGTTGATGTAACGTCCAATGCAACATCTTGCTCTACTTCAGAGAACCCCCCAGAGAGCTTCATATACGAATTGGGTGTGGTAATGTACATTTCAGTTACcaatcttttccaagaaaggAAATCTGGATTGGAATCAATAGTCTCTGGATCAAAGTCCAAACATGGTTTGGTAAGATGGTTTATGATATACTTCAAATTCGGTACCTttttgaaaacttcaagagTTTCTTTGAATTGCCAAAGCCCTCCACTCCTCATATCAATGCCCAAGTCAAATACATAGCCATTACTATCTAACCATTGAAATGACGAAACAAAATGGGGATCAGATATCGTCAATGGTGGTTTATCCTGTATGAGGTATCTGAACCCCTTCACCAAGTGAAACTCGCTTGAgtttcttgtcttcaaagCTTTCACATATTCTTCCACTCCTGCAGATCCCAATGGCATGGGAGCAAAAGGTATCATAGCTTTGATTAGCCGTCTCTTAAAAGGTGTCAGGactccttcttctggcaACAATTTGCCATTTATATTTCTACAAATGTACaagtattcttcaattgggTTTTCTAATCCTTTCAATCCTTGAGTAAGGTCAATTTTAGCATCACATTCAATCCAGACTACTCCTTCCACATCGAATTGTGTAGATTGTGAGTTTTCGATGTATTCGTCTAGACGACGATTGCCATGAAGAGGATTTCCTTCGTCCCAATGTAAAAGTGGTATATTGGCTAGCGAATACAAATGGATATGAGAATCCAAGATTTTGTACTTAGACATGACTTGCTGAATAggatttgaaaaagttttGTGAGATGGGGGAAAATCCGGGGTTTTTATACTTCAAGTAGGACTCTTATCGTACTGCAGCTGGCACACAGCAACTAAAAAGTTATATTATATAAAGGGATACAATATTGAATCGATATATGAAAATACTCTCAGACTAAGGATATACTTATAAACTGTAGCTTATAATGTAGACTCAACACTGACAATACCTAAGAGATAGTCATTGTACGACTTCCAATCCGCATCATTGACATCCTGTGTCAAAGGAGCTCTTCCAAGATAAGTCTCACCAATTccggttgcaaaatggaTGGCTTTCTTTATTCCAACGACACCAAATTTTACTACCAACTCTTCGGCTCTGCTAATAACCAATTGCAACTCTGCAGCTGCTCTTAGATCCCCTTTGTCGTAATTTTCAAGTAGCTTCACATATATCTTGGGGAAGGCTCCGCAGAGAGCATCTACCGTACCTTGAATTCCAACCACCAAGACTGGTAGGAGAATCTGGCCCAATCCAGTAAGCGTGATGAATTGGTTGGCTGCAATTTCCTGGTCTAAACCGATAATTGCATGATGTGAAACATCACCATGAGAAATCTTTGCGCCGACAATATTGGGGTGGGCTGAGAGCTTCTTGATTGTTCTCGGGTCGATAGAGATATTGTTAGAAACTCCAGGATAGACGTAGATCAAAACTGGCAAACTTGCATTGTCAGCAACTTCTGTATACCAGTCGATAATACCCTGTTGTTTGATGGAAGCACCAAAATAACTACTGGGCAAAACAAGGGCATGCTGTGCTCCagcatttttcaattgcaagatttcttcaatagcaTCCTCCACTGAATTTTGAGCTACTCCAGCCATAAGTGGGAAATCAGGCAATTCCTCGTGAATAGTTGagacaagttcaattctttctttacGTGTCAAATGAGAGTTCTCACCAGTAGAACCTAATAAGACCAACCCGGTAATCCCATTTTGTTGTAAGAATTTAGCATGTTCAATCTGGCTGTCGTAGTCTATGGTATGCAAgtctttcttgaaaaatgtagGAACAGGAGTGTAGACTCCTCTCTTTGGAAGGGCAGCTGAAATTGTCATTTTGATAATGATACACCGAAAACAAGTTTTAAGAAGCAAGTCAGATGTCGTGGATCTTTATAAGTTTTGGACTCTTATATCTTATTTATATCCTATTTTACGGACGTACCCAAAGTTTCAATTATGGACTTCGGTTAATCTTTCATGAAATATGGGGTAATTCGCAGTATAATTGGCCCGAGCGCATTTTGGTTGGGGAAGTATGAAGGGCCGAAAATCACCAAAATGCGCCTTTAGAGTATGTACAGTAAGGAAATGAGCCGAACAAGTAGAAAGTGAACATAATCTAAGAGAGGACAAACCAAGACGATTCTGCTTAGAGAGTTGTGGAAAATATGTTTTTCACTTATTGACGTCTAGTTAAGAAAAAGTGCTGACAATTGGCTGAAATATGGATAAAGCACTTGAGCTGGCAAGGATAACATACACTAgatattgttcaattttttcCATTGAATACTCAAGAAAAATAAGAAAAGTAGTAAAGGACGTATTAAAATTCAAGGATggttattgttgatattctcCGACCATCGGTAGCTTTGTTTGTTAGTAGCATCTCAGTAGATATGAGTTTGGTGGCAGGTTCGAATTGTCATGCAAAACTTTGCAAGAAGTATACCAACCTTCACGAACTCATTAGGACAAAAAGAACTCATAATTGAAGTAGAGTTGAAAGTAGAAAAACTCATTGGTGAGCTTAACGTAATTTAGTTTTAAGGAAGGACACCATTTGACTACAAGCAGAGATAAGTTAGATTTGTAGATTAAAGTACTTTAGCTGCGATAATACTACATGTACACGAATTTATATGTTCGGGTAGATCTCTAGATACAAGTCCCCATTATAACTAGATAAGTATGAACTCTCAATTACGATTCATCTAGTTGCAAATAGTTGCATATCCAAATTGCGcttgcaattttttttttgcgCGACATATTTGTCCGTCTGTGGAACcaatttcgcagccatttgCAGATGTTTGGCGCTAATCATATTTGCTAACTTCCCAACTgttttcaatcttttcttctacgTTTCTTCCACCAAGCTAAATAATCAGAATGGATATAGTGTCCATATTTAATAGTTTTTATATTCCATAGCATCCATAAACAGCAGCATCAGGCTACCACGACTTTGCATAGATTCCGATCAGTTTCCAATTCAAATCCACTCCTATCATCCTAAAGCAGATTTACATTCAGATAGGAAACTATTCCTAAAATTGCCAAATGGAATCGAGACCGACCTAGGTAAGACTGGAAATCTTCCTTAATAATACCCTCAGAGCCCCCAAGCAAATCCATTCATTGTCAAGCCTATCCCCATACAGCAGTGTTCGCCGGCAAAGTCTCCCAAATTCATCTGAAAACTAAACTATTGTGGACAAAGAATCGTTTCACAATTAGCGCTTAGTGTCAGTGATGGTTATAACTAGTGGCGAGTCACTCTTGCAAGCAGTGCCCACAGATTAATAAATTCAGAAGGAACTCTATCTTCCAGCGAAAGCTCAGAAGTAACTTGTAGTTCTTCTGGTGATAAACTGGTTTTGTGGATAGCCTCCTGTCTTTCACAGTTCTGTAAGCTTCCAATGAAACTTGGCCACTAATAACATCTGGAGGTAGCTGGATACTCATAGAGGAAGAGTATTTAGAATAGACAAGGCACGTCTATTCTTCTAATACTCATGAGGGATTGTCAGCCTTGGATGAGGATCTATGTTGGAAATGAGCTGTGGCTAGGACAGACCAAAGTTTGTTATTTGACATTAACTTCACGCTAGTGTACTAAGATTCTATTTGATTGTCGCAATCCGGTTTATATGTACTTGATGTTCGGGATCTGCTTTAGAGGTCTGATGCTGTATTGCTAATCTTCACCACTTATCAAGTTCTGGTTGTGATATGCATTGCCAACGCGAACTAATAACTGATTCAAGAGACATGAATAGCAAAGTCGTGGATTTGCGTGTAAGATTCCATACAGACTATAGTACTGTAGGGGGTATATAGTGGTTTTTGGGGCTCTGTCTTAATTAGGACGGACCTTACTTCTCTCCACTGCGGGAGAAGCGAAGGGAAATTCTAATATTAGGGCAGGGTGAATTTGGTGGGTCCCTACGGTCAGCCTATTGGCTGATTTTAGCCCATCCAGAATGACGGCGAAGCTTTGTTTGGTGGAAATGGGTGTTTTCATAATTTCCTTATCTAACAAATCACGAAGTTCGGTGACAAGGTAGCGCCATTTTATCTAAATTCTCTACAATTTATCTACTTTTGATAGCATACGACATTCTAACAACTTCATTGTTTCATTAACACGAGGGCCAGTCTTTTGACCGTTTGGCAGTGTTTTAATTACAAAATGGTAGTTTGTTCAGTTGGTACCTAAGAATTCCAAACACGAAATGGGTGCGAAATGATTTATACTTAATGTCATAAAACTACAACGAACTGCTAGCAACTGTTAGCAGACCACTTGGTAGTACTTGGTTGGCATCCGTAGAAAACCAAATTCGTGAGAATAAAAGCAGGCCTACTGCAATGTTGGAGTATTGATCTCAGTAAACGGTAACTTGAAccattcaaaaaaattAGAGATATCAGCCTGGTTATTAGGGGACACCTTGCCCCCCTTTCTATTAGTAAACTTTTCAACCTTTTCAGAGAGAATCACATCCAAGTTGTAAGCATTGAGTCTCATATCCGAGATGATGCTTGCATCTTCTGAGCGGTACATTGACTCTTCACTACCGCCATGAGAGAAATGGTTTATGATATTCAAGTTCTCTTGAGATTCTGTTTCCAACTCACttatcaagaagttcaataTGTTAGCATACTTCGAAGCACTCTCCCAAGAGTCCCCCATACGTGTCAATAGAGATATTAAGTATTGGACATCTGCAGGGATTTCCAAGTCACTATTGATAGCATTCACCAAAAGCAAACGTGCTGAAACCCAAAGAGAGAAGGCATAATAAGGACCAATCCGTTGGTGGAAAGCTGCATCATCCTCAAAGATTTGCGAAAGCTTCTTGGCAAAATTGACTACATGCTGGGCAGCATCCAAACACCTGGAACGAGCATCCTTGAACGATAGAGGCCCACTAGAAAGCTGAAGATAAGGATAACCCACACTAGAATTTAGCCTGACAATCGTAGTATAGTATAACGAATGGAAGAGTATATCCTTGTACGAATTTATTTTATCATACGGTAGCTTTTCGTTATCCAATAAATCGTTAAACATACGTGGCAAAGTTGCTTTCCATACTTGGATTTCGTTATCCAACTCAGAAAACTTAATCTGCCAATTCAACATTTCCTTTATATTCGTAAGATCAAGCGGTTTCCTCATGAACATGTGAATCTTTCCAAGAATATTCAAGATTTCAATGAGAAAACAATTTGAGTCATAGTGGTCATAGTTGACATTACTGACATATTTATTGAGTGTTCTTGTGGGCAAGCTCTTGAGTCTTTCATAGTCCTCATTCGTTTGTGCACTTTCAAACAACTCCCTTTTTAATGGTAGCGAACAGTCGATTTCAGAAGAGGGTATCTTCAAGGGAAACGAGCTTGAAGCACTGGAAAGAATATCAAGCTGAAAGATTTCCCAAAATAACAACTTTCTCTCTTCCACCACTTTTTGGCTTGCTACTGTTCTGGAAGTTACATTCTTGGATACACCAGAACGACTCGTGTATAGCTCAAGAATAGAAGTTTGAAGCCTGCCTCTAGATAAATTAAGATGGACAACTCCAGAGGCTATTAACGATATCACACTCCATGTCTTGGGGTTGTTGGAGTAGCTATAAAGGTCAAAAGCTAGTAAACTCATGGCTTGCAACTCCTCTACAGTGCCTACCACAAAGCAAGAATTTAGCAACCTTGAGAAAATGGACTCGTGATACACCTTCTTTTGTCTATGGGTAATTAGTGATGTATCAGCAAATCGCAATGAACATAATATGGCTCCTAAAAGTATTGATCTTGGGGCTGTTTCATACTCTTCAAGCAAAGTGTTGAATTTTGAATGCTCAACGACTGGAAATATTGGATGaatcttttcttgaaaaatgtctAACAAGATTGTTGCCTCGTGTATAGTAGGCAATTCACCATACAAGTACTTACCCTCTTGGTTCCCTGAAGCTGTACTAGTAGACGAAATGATATTGTCAATGCTGTTCATATCTATTGTTTCTTTATTGGAAATACTACTGCTGGGGTTTACATTTGCAAAGCCATTATTGACAGTGCCATTAACAATAACATTGTCATTTGCATTTACATTATTTGTAGCTTCACCAGTAGCAGATATTTTAGTGATGTTTGCATTGCCAATGTTGATAAGTTTGTCTTCTATGCTTTCGAATCTAGAGGTGAACTCCTCGATTCTGTTCTTGAGACTTTCGATTTCTGTACTACTGGAGGTATGAAAGTTTTCTACAAACGATTCAAGACCGTTGATTCTGTCAAATACCTGCTGGCCGTATCCTGGCCTCAAGCCTGGCTTTCTGACTCTACTATAGACACATTCCTGGCTATGTCTCACACAGTAAGAGCAGATGGGCTTGACCTGGTCACATTTGACCTTCTTGGATTTGCAGAAATCGCAGGATTTGGAGAGTTTGGTGACATCCCCAGTTTCGATGAAGTTCAGTTTTCGAGTTTCTGTCGATTTCGAAATTGCGGGGTTCACCACTCGCGACATAggagatgagatgagatgaaTTATTAAAGTAGCTCAGATAGCAGTGGACTCAATGATTCTGAGTTTTGTAGTATTGGGCTCAGGCAAGTCGAATGATCCAGACAGCTAACACGGCTTTCCCATATGTGTTTGTACTCGTTGGAAATACACATTTTGGCATTGTCACCGCAGAAGAAAAATTATGGGGTAGATCTCGGAGGGTCCCGCTGCCTAATTCGGTGCGGTGGGGAAATCGGTTGCTGCAGCTACTGAGAATAGCGGGACTTGATGGGAaaaaatagcgagaaaaaaTTGCGAATAGTGAGAAATAGAGAGAAAATTGGGAAGAGTAGAGCGAGAGTGAAAGAATTTATAAGAATGAACAAATCTACTAAGACCAAAATCCTAATAGCTTCACACACTCCTCAACAGACGAAAAGGGAATACTTTTGGTCTGCAATAATAGCCAGGTAAAGATGATTTTCTAATGATA
It encodes:
- a CDS encoding L-rhamnono-gamma-lactonase is translated as MSKYKILDSHIHLYSLANIPLLHWDEGNPLHGNRRLDEYIENSQSTQFDVEGVVWIECDAKIDLTQGLKGLENPIEEYLYICRNINGKLLPEEGVSTPFKRRLIKAMIPFAPMPLGSAGVEEYVKALKTRNSSEFHLVKGFRYLIQDKPPLTISDPHFVSSFQWLDSNGYVFDLGIDMRSGGLWQFKETLEVFKKVPNLKYIINHLTKPCLDFDPETIDSNPDFLSWKRLVTEMYITTPNSYMKLSGGFSEVEQDVALDVTSTSRHVYPWFKVVYELWGPERTIFASNWPVCAIPAGQNLTEKWFQVCETLFDSIGMDEDTRRKIYYSNAFKAYNI
- a CDS encoding fungal transcriptional regulatory protein (go_component nucleus~go_function transcription factor activity; zinc ion binding; DNA binding~go_process regulation of transcription, DNA-dependent; transcription), with translation MSRVVNPAISKSTETRKSNFIETGDVTKLSKSCDFCKSKKVKCDQVKPICSYCVRHSQECVYSRVRKPGLRPGYGQQVFDRINGLESFVENFHTSSSTEIESLKNRIEEFTSRFESIEDKLINIGNANITKISATGNQEGKYLYGELPTIHEATILLDIFQEKIHPIFPVVEHSKFNTLLEEYETAPRSILLGAILCSLRFADTSLITHRQKKVYHESIFSRLLNSCFVVGTVEELQAMSLLAFDLYSYSNNPKTWSVISLIASGVVHLNLSRGRLQTSILELYTSRSGVSKNVTSRTVASQKVVEERKLLFWEIFQLDILSSASSSFPLKIPSSEIDCSLPLKRELFESAQTNEDYERLKSLPTRTLNKYVSNVNYDHYDSNCFLIEILNILGKIHMFMRKPLDLTNIKEMLNWQIKFSELDNEIQVWKATLPRMFNDLLDNEKLPYDKINSYKDILFHSLYYTTIVRLNSSVGYPYLQLSSGPLSFKDARSRCLDAAQHVVNFAKKLSQIFEDDAAFHQRIGPYYAFSLWVSARLLLVNAINSDLEIPADVQYLISLLTRMGDSWESASKYANILNFLISELETESQENLNIINHFSHGGSEESMYRSEDASIISDMRLNAYNLDVILSEKVEKFTNRKGGKVSPNNQADISNFFEWFKLPFTEINTPTLQ
- a CDS encoding L-KDR aldolase: MTISAALPKRGVYTPVPTFFKKDLHTIDYDSQIEHAKFLQQNGITGLVLLGSTGENSHLTRKERIELVSTIHEELPDFPLMAGVAQNSVEDAIEEILQLKNAGAQHALVLPSSYFGASIKQQGIIDWYTEVADNASLPVLIYVYPGVSNNISIDPRTIKKLSAHPNIVGAKISHGDVSHHAIIGLDQEIAANQFITLTGLGQILLPVLVVGIQGTVDALCGAFPKIYVKLLENYDKGDLRAAAELQLVISRAEELVVKFGVVGIKKAIHFATGIGETYLGRAPLTQDVNDADWKSYNDYLLGIVSVESTL